One window of Amaranthus tricolor cultivar Red isolate AtriRed21 chromosome 11, ASM2621246v1, whole genome shotgun sequence genomic DNA carries:
- the LOC130827313 gene encoding probable disease resistance protein At1g15890, with protein sequence MDNFAFWRRFLGIAIRRNELSGVLQQVTTKLDAMEQQASHEETQLDNTRKKIFKDFQTRVDGFKRSAQDTLDSSQEGQWFVTQLLQVTRIERHIKEGQVLLTKSNQLIEEGLTKNKIKTRGLIFPLDEDQYMGETVTAVIESIHNAIQNKEAQCVGIYGSPGSGKTNVMKQVYNKIFKDEGFKAVYWATAPNLDPDRASYHKSVQERVAAGMWVNLENDVVHDEVRSAGKINERLLDLGSGVAVLFLDNVRAEFPAYELLGIPSLTNPSNTNATNITCSESEPEPEPEPEPEPVNCILVFTTHARDICHRMRCDLTHEVNLLNQQEALDMFLHNVGLKNKDRLQLSSREQDIYEIAVEVANQCARMPLAIKAIACAMAQADDLRQWRHRLNEMRGKIGRIHDEEDKIAEQLKCGYICLKDETARCCFLAAAKMLDEDRQLSKEEIIDKWKTQGLIGKDRRSDFAYDQGCTILKQLERVCLIQAEVVPEQDHQEVISMNRWIRKMATKVSYPLH encoded by the coding sequence ATGGATAACTTCGCATTTTGGAGACGCTTTTTAGGCATTGCCATAAGACGCAATGAGTTAAGTGGTGTGCTTCAGCAAGTAACGACCAAATTGGATGCCATGGAGCAACAAGCAAGTCATGAAGAAACACAACTTGACAACACGCGGAAGAAAATTTTCAAGGACTTTCAAACACGAGTAGACGGGTTCAAGAGGTCTGCACAGGACACGTTGGACAGTAGCCAGGAAGGACAGTGGTTCGTGACTCAACTGTTGCAGGTAACACGCATTGAGCGCCACATCAAAGAAGGACAAGTGCTTCTTACCAAAAGCAACCAGTTAATCGAGGAAGGTCTGacaaaaaataagattaaaactCGAGGCCTTATATTTCCACTAGATGAAGATCAGTACATGGGTGAGACTGTTACTGCGGTCATAGAATCTATTCACAATGCAATACAAAACAAAGAAGCACAGTGCGTTGGTATCTATGGTAGCCCAGGATCAGGAAAAACTAATGTCATGAAACAAGTCTACAACAAAATCTTCAAAGATGAGGGTTTTAAGGCTGTGTATTGGGCCACAGCTCCTAATTTAGACCCTGATCGTGCTAGCTACCACAAGAGCGTGCAGGAGCGTGTTGCAGCAGGAATGTGGgttaatttagaaaatgatGTTGTGCATGACGAGGTCAGAAGTGCTGGGAAAATAAATGAGAGACTCCTAGACTTAGGCTCTGGTGTCGCAGTTCTGTTCTTGGATAATGTAAGGGCAGAGTTTCCTGCTTATGAATTGCTAGGAATTCCGTCTCTTACAAATCCGAGTAATACTAATGCGACTAATATCACTTGTTCTGAATCCGAACCTGAACCTGAACCCGAACCCGAACCTGAACCTGTGAACTGCATCTTGGTTTTTACGACACACGCAAGAGATATATGCCACAGAATGAGATGTGATCTTACCCACGAGGTGAACTTATTGAACCAGCAAGAAGCCTTAGATATGTTCTTGCATAACGTCGGGCTCAAGAACAAGGATAGACTACAGCTCTCATCTCGAGAACAGGACATTTATGAAATAGCAGTTGAAGTTGCAAACCAATGTGCAAGAATGCCGCTAGCCATCAAAGCCATAGCCTGTGCCATGGCTCAGGCTGATGACCTTCGCCAATGGAGACACAGGCTAAATGAGATGAGGGGGAAAATTGGGAGAATCCATGATGAAGAAGATAAGATAGCTGAGCAGCTCAAATGTGGTTACATTTGCTTAAAAGATGAAACTGCCCGATGTTGTTTTCTAGCTGCAGCAAAGATGTTGGACGAGGATAGACAGTTGTCTAAAGAGGAGATCATTGATAAGTGGAAGACACAGGGTTTGATTGGTAAGGATCGACGTTCTGATTTTGCGTATGATCAGGGTTGTACTATTTTGAAACAGCTCGAAAGAGTGTGCTTGATCCAAGCTGAAGTTGTACCTGAACAAGACCATCAAGAAGTGATCAGTATGAATAGGTGGATCAGGAAAATGGCAACTAAAGTTTCTTACCCATTGCATtag